In the genome of Etheostoma cragini isolate CJK2018 chromosome 5, CSU_Ecrag_1.0, whole genome shotgun sequence, the window TCTGGGGGCTGTCGTCTGGGGCTTTGACTGGATCAGAGATCTGGTGGCTGTCGTCTTTGGTTTTGATCAGACCAGGGCTCTGAGAGCAAATCTCCTGAACCACTGgttcactttcattttcactgCTGTGNNNNNNNNNNNNNNNNNNNNNNNNNNNNNNNNNNNNNNNNNNNNNNNNNNNNNNNNNNNNNNNNNNNNNNNNNNNNNNNNNNNNNNNNNNNNNNNNNNNNGCtataaataaaaacccaaaaactttttacaacatgacaacattgtaaaaagcagtttttttatttattttttatcaagttGCAAGAACAAAACTGTGGATTTCTAGATTATAATTGAGAAAAGTCGTTATTTAGTTAGTAGAACACATACTATTGTGTTCAAGTAACTTGTGTGTAGGACATCTAAGACACATTATGATGTGCCTGCTAAAAAAAGTGACTGGGAAGAACAGTTACCTGATTCAATATCCATGTCCGAGCTTCTTTCAGAGCTCCGATCCGGACTGGGCCTCGTCTTCTTCCTTTGCTGTGGAGATGATTCAGATTCATGCCGTCTCTTGTTGCCGGTGGCACCAGGCTGTTGGCAAGGAAGAATGACACATGGAATGAATATATTTAAGGGATTTTCCTAAATGCGCAGCGATCACACGTCCTCTCCTCATCAGTGCtagttaattaataaaaaagtggAAACATTCATTTCCAGAGGCTGGAATGAGAGGATTGTGCACGCAGATTAGTATGAATGGCTGTCTAATAGGGAACATGAAGAATGGGCATCCATTATGTGAACAGCATAGACTTTGCTTGTATAGAGCAAAGTGGCAGGCTGAGGCCCCCCATCACGCAGACTACATTCATTATTTGGTCACATAACCTTAAAATAATGCATCTTCCTATTCAGCCTACCTTTCATTTTTCAAGTATCAAGAACAAAGATTGAGAGCAGCTGAATTTGTGTTGGAAAAGGACAGGAGTCCCTGCAATATCTACAATGTGGATATAATAATCCAACAATTCGTATGTAAAATGATCCTAACTCAAGAGCTTCTATTCTAAATGtgaatctttattttaaactaCAGTAGTATCATGGAGAATGTCCAGAAGGATTTTGTTAAAGCAGTCCAAGACTGTCTGTCAGAAGCAGGTGTGGCCTACATGCTTTGAGAGGATAAACCTAACCACTTGTGGAACTTTAAGATCATTACCGTAGGGAAGTTGCTAGACAGGTAAGCTGCATAGTTTTGCTTCAAGTGGCTGGTCTGCATTGGAATAGAACCATACTGCATGAACTCCTGGATGTCAGAAAAAGAGAACGAAACAGTGTGAGATGCACAACTCTTGTAAAGACGCCCTGCCACTAAAAAGCATGACAGTGTATGGCTTTTATGAGGCAGACTCCGTATGATAGACaaaatttacacacacattttgctcAAAGTGAGTATTTGCATAAATCTAAATTAACCTTTTTCTAATAATTCAGATACCTGGAATAACAGCATATACAACTAGTtatatattaaagaaaaagattatATTGTAGGACTTACATCTTTCACGTTGTGTGATGCAGTTACATTGAAGCCTGGGAAATCTACCAGTTTGGAAACATCATAAGAGATGTTTTGNNNNNNNNNNNNNNNNNNNNNNNNNNNNNNNNNNNNNNNNNNNNNNNNNNNNNNNNNNNNNNNNNNNNNNNNNNNNNNNNNNNNNNNNNNNNNNNNNNNNCATTGGTTATTGGGTGATCAGTTTCGTTTTATTTGTTGTGCGCGTTAGtgtcagctaacgttaacggtTACCTTGGTCGTGTCAAGAGTTTCAGTTTTCTTCTTAAACCTTTATGTAACTACGAGTTAaggaaatagagagaaaaactacaaaagattCATTAGCAAACATTTTCAGGTtgtgctttttctgttttggttacAGACTGGAGGGTCCCACGGTGCTAGCTGAGGTTGGCTAATGCTAACTCACAGCCACAGTGCTAGCTAGCATACAATGAGCGCATCTGACACAAGGATATTTTCCTCGGTGAGTCTCTGAACGTAGTCATCGTACTCCTCCAGTCTGCTCCGGTGATGGCTCGTTTCTTCCTTgtcttcctcatcatcatctGTGAAACGAATATGCGTTGGGGCCGGTGCGGAGTCATCAAGCAGCTGAAATAGCTCACAATCGCCGAAATCAACTTCAGCCATTTTTACCCAGCCACTACGAAAGCATCTATCCTTCGAATGCATTGGTCCTCCTTATGTCACGTGTAAAGTAGACGTGACGTGGTTGGAAGGAGAAGTTGACTGGGTTTATTTAGCCCACCACATTGTATTACAGGTTACAGAAAtccaacaaaaagagaaaaaactctGCTGCTTCTATATCTCCTCAGATTActatgtgtaaatgtataaGTTACACAAACCATACATCACAAAGAAGACCACACAGGGTAAGCAAAAAAGGAGCCACTCTcgtatattatatgttatagCCGCTTCTTTAGTCCGTAATACAGCGGTGAGGGCTTACAAAACTGCTTGTTTCAAACCGTACTCTTCTGTTCCGTTGAGTCCGTTTCATTTGTTTGTTCCAACCTTTTGACTTCTTTAGCTTCGTTTACAGTATTTTGGTAAACCATTTAGTCTTTCTACAGGACTGGACACAATTTTGAGTAAGTGAGAAGCTTACTTTGCTTCCAGTAATGTCAAGTTGCCCAACTATCCACTTAACCTTACCGCAGTGGGACGGGGGCGCACGGAAGATTCGGTTCATTCACCTGGTGAATCTGACATCGTTCAGGCTGACAGAGTGTCCCAACAAGGTGAGTGTATCACTGctgactttatttttacagtctgctGTGCAGACTCAAAGATATGTTTTGCTCTTTGCTTCAGTGAAAATTGTAGATTAGTTTTTGGTATCACATTTTTCATAACCCCTGAAACCAGCTAGATGGTGCTATATCGGCCATCATGTGTAGCTCCATTGAACGCAAACAGTAGGCTAACGTagcttcttcttttaaatatatatatatatatatatatatatatatatatactgtcaATTTCCCAATGTATAACCACGTCTTAATTGAAGACATCATACAGAGGTAGGTTCATAcagcgatattttcagtggcattactgtatcgatacacaggcgccaagtatcgtgttttataatatttttgttggtcagtttgtctgcttgaccattttgcagcaatataattaaagtgatatgaacaaacagaaatgtttctttttagataaaacagatattggcaaagtttccttttggggacatcatttgaaaacGGTTATAAATTGAAATCGCAGAATATTGTATCTTGGCTtgagtatcgtga includes:
- the LOC117944605 gene encoding zinc finger CCHC domain-containing protein 8-like; the protein is MQYGSIPMQTSHLKQNYAAYLSSNFPTPGATGNKRRHESESSPQQRKKTRPSPDRSSERSSDMDIESGNCSSQSLFLAGTS